The following is a genomic window from Prunus persica cultivar Lovell chromosome G7, Prunus_persica_NCBIv2, whole genome shotgun sequence.
AGGTGGCGTTCTTTGGTTGGAGCCTTACTTCCCAAACAGATTTGCTCGCCAATTTGGCTTTGATCAAGGAGTTCCGGCGAACAAGCTTTCATTTAATGTATGTGAGAGGCAGCGATGCGGGATAGAGAAGTTGGCAAGAGCCCAAGTGGTCCTTCTGCGCAAAGATACCACGACGCGTTTCTATATTCCGTGCTCCACCTGCATTGGAGAATGCTCTTGGTGGTATTGTAGATGGTGGATGACTGCATGTGCACCTTACATGGGCTTTTctgtgtaaaaaaaatttctcattgGTAGACAGGCATGTCCTAAGGAGGGACCACGTCTTTGTGACTGATAATTTGAAAAGTATCTCGACCAGCATGAGCAAAAGCGGCTTTAATTCATCTTCACTTCCTCATGGTGCTTCTTCAAGTAGAGGACACAAGAAGAGAATTCGCAATGCTAAAGGGCAACATTTCTCAGGGGTTAATCACGTAATGCACCAATCCCAAAGGGTTAATCGAGACTCACACCTTAAATGGGCAAGTCATGAAGATCACAACAGGGTTGAGGATGGAAGCTCTAGCCATGTACATGACGAAGAGAGTTCTAATCCGGTGCAGGGGGAAATGAGATTTGATGACATCCCGTTTCCTCGCGAAATGGAGCCTATTAATATAGATAACCCAGCCTTTGAGGTAATTTCTTCAGGTGAAGAGGAAAACATTCATCATGACAGTGCTAACTCCAACATGGGTGGTAGTGGGTCAGACCTCCTGGCTGAAGAGTCTGACTTTCAGCAAGTTCAGAATAGCCCGGTCGATGATCAGTTTCCTGAAGGTGTAGGGCCCATAGCAGTTGTGCGACCCCTCTAGAATTTGGTATCAGTCGAGAATTTTGTTTATACGATTTTTGGGAATGAAGTAAACCAGAGTAGGCGGGAGTTTATCAGTAGAGAAATTGAAGGTATTTTTAGCAGACTTTACTTCTTAGAGACACCTGCTCAACTTCACATGCACCATTCCGAGGTCATCAAGGCCCTTCGACTTTTGGGGTCAACAGTTGACATTCTTGGGTGTGGTGGAACTGTATTTAATCAGTTTTCCTAGCTTGTGGACTGGATTTTTGAGCTTGTCATGCCACATTCCAAGAGTAGTGCCTATATTGAAGCCTTAGGAGATGTGAATGTTGATGTGATTCACGATCTGATCCGTCAACACGAGAAATGTTTGAACACCTAGCTGGCTCTTGAGACAGAACTTACAGAGGTTGCTAAAGAGATTGAAGACTTGGATGTCAAGGAAGCTATCATCAGGGAAGCAGAAGAGAGAGTTCGCCAGATGCGGGAAAAGCATGAAGCTAGGAAAACTTCCCTTTCCCTTAATATGCAAAAGATGAGTTTAGAGATTTCTTTGGAGCATCAGAATGAACAAGCAACACAGCTGCAACAATCTAGAATTGATGCTAAAGAAGATCTACTTCCCCGGATCGGGAGCACTCGACTGCCCATGAAGGCTCAAGAGCGAGAGATTCGTCGTTTGATCAATGCCATGTTTTCTTCCTGTAGCGAGCTCTAAGAGATGAgcctattattattattattattattttatctagCATGCTTTTTCCCTTCAATAAGCGTTCTTGTAATATGGTTCATCCACCAAGAATTATTAGGTAGGCCTTTGCTTCAGTATTCTTTGCTCTTGTAatgtggttttttttcaccaaGAACAATTTTTAGAATAAAGATTTTGTAGGATTTTGCTTTCCTATTTCACAGTTTATACTCGTGTGAAGTTGGAGTTCTTGCATAGTATACAATAGTTTAACCACGTGCTAACACTATCGGTGGACAAAAATGAATTTGTGAAAGTTCACGACGGCACATAGCTTTTGGGCTAGCTTGCCTACGCACCCTGTGAAGGGATCAAGCCGAAAGTAGTTCACCCTCCTTGAATTGAGGTAATTAagggaatgttgggttttgtgACTGAATCTAGCTCTAAAGGGactagactgcctacgtacccctTTTGAAGGATCAAGTAAACCGTAGTTCTTTGCTTAGGCCACCTTTTCAGCCCacaaagctttttttttttttgctcgaATTTTTGCCTGGACCGCCCTTTCAAGTTTTCAATCCAACGAGCACTTTTTTCTAACCATCAGGTATAAAACTTCTTGACGAATTTCCCGTTCACACAAGGATATATGCACTTGCATTTGTAGTTTGACAACTCGTATGCACCcttggagaaaaccttagTAATGACGTAGGGCCCCTCCCACTTGGGTTCAAACTTACCATGCATTTTCCTAGTAATGACAAAGGGTCTTCGAACAGATAAAACTAAATCTCCAATTGAGAAAGATCTGAacttaacttttctgttaaatgcccCCTACAACCTAAGCTTGATATATTTCGAGCCTTTGTTGAGCTGCCAGTCTTTTCTCATCGACAGCTTCCAGTTCTGCCAGTCTCACATTTGCGTTTTCGTTGGGGTTTGTTAGCTGTAAAGCTACCCTCGATGGCAATTGGACTTCTAACGGTAGAACAGCCTTGGAGCCAAACACCAAATTGTACGGTGTACATCCTGTTGAGTTGCGTATGGCCGTCTTGTAAGCCCATAATGCTTCAGGAAGGCGTTTATGCCAATCTCTTTTGTTTCATGAGACCATCTTCTTCAGGATATTGCACAATACCTTATTGAAAGCTTCAGCTTGACTGTTCGACGACGGATTATAACTCGTAGAGAACGAGTGTCGAAACTTATACTTCTCGCACAACTTGGTCATGGACTTGCACttgaaatacaatgcattatcagatattatcttcgaTGGAACCCCATAACGGTAGATGATGTGGTTCCTTATGAAGTTTGTAACATTGTCTGCTCGTACCTCCTTTAAAGGAATTGCTTTAGCCCATTTAGAGAAGTAATCGGTTACGACCAAGATGCATTGATGTTGACGTGATGACTTAGGCTTTATCATGCCAATAACATCTAATCCCCAAGCTTCAAATGGCCAAGACAAAGTTGTCGGATGCAGTTGTTGGGGTGGCTGGTGAATAAAGTCTCCATGTAACTGGCAATCTTTGTATGTGGTTGCAAATTTCAGTCTCGGACCACTGTTGGCTAGTCATAGCCGAATCTCTTCAGCTGGTTTGAGAGTTTTGGACCAGCTTGATGAGCACCGCAAGTACCAGCATGAGTATCATGAAGGGCTTTAGTTGCGTCTTGTTTCGACAGACACCTTAACAACATACCATCAAATGACCATTTGTACAAGGTGTTGTTTAGGTATAGAAATCGAGTGGCTCTGCGTTGGATTTAAGCCTTTTTTCTTGAGTCATTTGACAACTTGCCATGTTGGAGATACTCGATTATGGGTTGGCACCAATCAAGATCATTTGGTTCCTCCTCACATTCGGAAGCCGTAATGACGTTCGAATCAACAACTTCTTCAATTCTCTCTATAGCTAGGGGTAGTGAGTAATGTTCCCCAACAGTGATTTGGATATCCCTTTCGTCAGGTAGTGTTAAGGATGCAGCCAAATTAGCTAGTGTATCGGCTTTATCATTTTCTGACCTCGGGATGTGACTAACGTGAATGTCTTGAAACTGTGACATGAGATACTTTGCCCTTTCATGGTATGGGACGAGAGTAGCATTTCTGATTACGTATTGGCCATTCAACTGTCTGACGACTAATTGTGAATCACCATAAGCTTGCAAACCATCAATATGCATCTCGAGAGCAATTTCAAGGCCAATGATGAATGCCTCGTATTCTGCCACATTATTTGAACATAAAGCTAGTAAAGAGAATGAGTATGGGATTAAGCCCCCAAACGGCGTGATGAACACTAATCCTGCCCCAACTCTGTTTCTTCTTGTTGCCCCATCAAAATATAGCTGCCATGTAAGTGCTTCTATTATGAATACCTCTTCGTCGGGCAAATCAGCAGGTAACTCCATGTTGTCGGGAGTAGGATGAGCAGCCAAGAAATCAGCAAGAGCTTGCCCTTTGATCGCCTTTTGTGGAACAAATTTTATCTTAAACTCAGAGAGAAGGAGTGACCACTTGGCTATTGGCCCAGAAAGCACATACTTGGACATAAAATATCAGAGCGGGTCTGCCTTGGAAATCAAGATGACTCTATGAGAGAGGATGTAGTGTCGTAGTTTCTGGACGACAAACACCAATGCGAGGCAGACCTTTTCGATAGGGGTGTAATTTTGTTCTACCCCTATGAGTGTTCTACTCAAGTAGTAGAgtgcattttcttttccatcatCATTGTGTTGGGCGAGCAATGCCCCCAATGAGCGCTCTAATGCCGCAATATACAAAATTAAAGCCTTCCCTTTAATTGGCGCTATAAGAACTAGCAGGTTTAACAGGTATTGTTTAATGCTTTCCAAAGCATTTTGGCATGCTTGATCTCATACAAACGGAACATCCTTCTTCATGAGCCTCGAGAACGGTTGGCACCTTCTAGAGAGATTTGAGATGAACCGTCGTTTATAGGCTAGTCTCCCTTGCAACCCTCGCAACTCCCTTAAATTTCGAGTTGGAGGCATTTCATGGATTGGCTTGATTTTTGAGGGATAAATTTCAATTCCTCGATGTCGAACAACAAAGCCAAGGAATTTGCCTGAAGTTACCCCAAATGCACACTTCAAGGGGTTCATTTTCAACTGGTGCTTTCGGAGTATATCAAAAACTCATTTTAAGTCACTCAAATGGTGTTctctttttctggttttgacAACCAAATCATCAACGTAACACTCAATGGTATTGTGAAGGCATGTCATTGAAAATGGCTGTCATGGCTCTTTGGTAAGTTGCCCCTGCATTTTTCAACCCAAAAGGCATAACAGTGTAGCAATATATTCCTTTTAGAGTGCGGAAGGCAGTTTTCTCTTGATACTCTGGAgccatttttatttggttgtaaCCAGAGAATCCATCCATGAATGACAGGGCACCAAAATTCTGTAATTACGTCTACCAATAATTATGTAATTGGGAGCAGAAACTCATCTTTTGGGCATGCATCATTGACGTCTCTATTGTCCACACATATACGCAGTGCCCCAGTTCTTTTGAGGACTGGAACAATATTGGATTGCCAAGTGGAATATTGGACTTCTCTGATAAAACTGGCG
Proteins encoded in this region:
- the LOC109950311 gene encoding uncharacterized protein LOC109950311, with the protein product MIKPKSSRQHQCILVVTDYFSKWAKAIPLKEVRADNVTNFIRNHIIYRYGVPSKIISDNALYFKCKSMTKLCEKYKFRHSFSTSYNPSSNSQAEAFNKTAIRNSTGCTPYNLVFGSKAVLPLEVQLPSRVALQLTNPNENANVRLAELEAVDEKRLAAQQRLEIYQA